In one Diprion similis isolate iyDipSimi1 chromosome 6, iyDipSimi1.1, whole genome shotgun sequence genomic region, the following are encoded:
- the LOC124406939 gene encoding uncharacterized protein LOC124406939 isoform X1 — protein sequence MFPMLESRVLIIYQVTIILSLNTLLVQCAPFLHHTTDGSWDENMVDCSPGGRCWEYLQRRELPAKQDYYNDPLRVQSQRDQNSIVVQSSRDTLLPINRIAKKGVFTSRGWGAGGMPFSVLYMNPHSSRSNSNTVANEIEPVRALPLESPALLPPPRHSTNRVALRNGASGRRQYSIIPQLFVSYGWGPLGK from the exons atgTTTCCAATGTTGGAATCTAGagtgttaattatttatcaagtAACTATAATCTTGAGCCTAAATACACTTCTGGTTCAATGTGCCCCTTTTCTACACCATACGACCGATGGCTCCTGGGATGAAAATATGGTGGATTGTTCGCCGGGAGGACGATGCTGGGAATATTTACAGCGACGGGAACTACCAGCTAAGCAAGATTACTACAATGATCCTCTGAG AGTTCAGAGTCAACGTGATCAAAATTCAATCGTTGTGCAATCATCTCGAGACACTTTGCTGCCAATTAATAGAATAGCTAAAAAAGGTGTATTCACCTCTCGTGGATGGGGAGCTGGCGGAATGCCCTTTTCTGTATTATACATGAATCCTCACAGTTCACGGTCTAACAGTAACACAG TAGCTAACGAGATTGAACCGGTGAGAGCACTTCCGTTGGAAAGCCCTGCTTTGCTACCACCACCCAGACACTCGACCAATCGCGTAGCCTTACGAAATGGAGCTTCTGGAAGAAGGCAGTACTCCATAATACCTCAGCTCTTTGTATCTTACGGTTGGGGACCGCTTGGGAAATAG
- the LOC124406939 gene encoding uncharacterized protein LOC124406939 isoform X2 — protein sequence MFPMLESRVLIIYQVTIILSLNTLLVQCAPFLHHTTDGSWDENMVDCSPGGRCWEYLQRRELPAKQDYYNDPLRVQSQRDQNSIVVQSSRDTLLPINRIAKKGVFTSRGWGAGGMPFSVLYMNPHSSRSNSNTGTNEIEPVRALPLESPALLPPPRHSTNRVALRNGASGRRQYSIIPQLFVSYGWGPLGK from the exons atgTTTCCAATGTTGGAATCTAGagtgttaattatttatcaagtAACTATAATCTTGAGCCTAAATACACTTCTGGTTCAATGTGCCCCTTTTCTACACCATACGACCGATGGCTCCTGGGATGAAAATATGGTGGATTGTTCGCCGGGAGGACGATGCTGGGAATATTTACAGCGACGGGAACTACCAGCTAAGCAAGATTACTACAATGATCCTCTGAG AGTTCAGAGTCAACGTGATCAAAATTCAATCGTTGTGCAATCATCTCGAGACACTTTGCTGCCAATTAATAGAATAGCTAAAAAAGGTGTATTCACCTCTCGTGGATGGGGAGCTGGCGGAATGCCCTTTTCTGTATTATACATGAATCCTCACAGTTCACGGTCTAACAGTAACACAGGTA CTAACGAGATTGAACCGGTGAGAGCACTTCCGTTGGAAAGCCCTGCTTTGCTACCACCACCCAGACACTCGACCAATCGCGTAGCCTTACGAAATGGAGCTTCTGGAAGAAGGCAGTACTCCATAATACCTCAGCTCTTTGTATCTTACGGTTGGGGACCGCTTGGGAAATAG